One window from the genome of Hoplias malabaricus isolate fHopMal1 chromosome X2, fHopMal1.hap1, whole genome shotgun sequence encodes:
- the LOC136676938 gene encoding protein C19orf12 homolog has product MECRVNDVMRLCCEVSTNQQMKAAVKNSGKGAAVAGGGAFVGGLLGGPPGIAIGGALGGLLGCWMTSGQFKPVAQIIMELPPQQQQKLYQDVMAVLGTLDWVDVVQLIALVSGNASMQQQVVAAILSYVTKELRAEVCYGD; this is encoded by the exons ATGGAGTGCCGAGTGAATGATGTCATGCGCCTGTGCTGCGAGGTCTCAACCAATCAGCAGATGAAGGCTGCAGTGAAGAATTCTGGGAAGGGAGCTGCGGTGGCAGGGGGCGGAGCATTTGTGGGTGGTCTTCTGGGCGGACCCCCAGGGATCGCCATCG GTGGCGCTCTGGGCGGTCTGCTGGGCTGCTGGATGACTAGTGGTCAGTTTAAACCTGTTGCTCAGATCATCATGGAGCTTCCccctcagcagcagcagaagctgTACCAGGACGTGATGGCGGTTCTGGGAACTCTGGACTGGGTCGACGTGGTCCAGCTGATCGCGCTCGTCTCAGGGAACGCCTCCATGCAGCAGCAAGTCGTCGCCGCCATCCTCAGCTACGTCACCAAAGAGCTGCGGGCGGAGGTGTGCTACGGAGACTGA